A single region of the Arthrobacter sp. zg-Y20 genome encodes:
- a CDS encoding DUF3107 domain-containing protein produces MEVKIGIQNVAREIVFESGQSADEVADAVEQSLASGALLRLKDVKGRLIVVPGASIGYVEIGAEEVRRVGFGAL; encoded by the coding sequence GTGGAAGTAAAAATCGGCATTCAGAACGTAGCCCGCGAAATTGTCTTCGAGTCCGGCCAGAGCGCCGATGAGGTTGCCGACGCCGTGGAGCAGTCCCTGGCCAGCGGCGCACTGCTGCGGCTCAAGGACGTCAAGGGCCGGCTCATCGTCGTTCCCGGCGCCTCCATCGGCTACGTGGAAATCGGTGCCGAGGAAGTACGCCGCGTCGGTTTCGGCGCCCTCTAA
- a CDS encoding ferritin-like fold-containing protein, translating into MTNGHHSDLPEVASGPAAAGETYQRFLTDLFGAIAYGQLSAFERMSSDARFSPTLHDRATLGRLAVHEYAHFELICERLSAMGVDPEAAMRPFQPSVDAFHDRTRPADWYESLMKFYVTDAISDDFYAAVASRLDAETNSLIQGLKATEQPGEILLSRLREALADDPRLASRLALWGRRLVGEALTQAQRVAIERAFLAGLVDGGGQEGLDAEIKRLTAQLTRNHSKRMSLLGLTA; encoded by the coding sequence ATGACTAACGGGCACCATTCGGACCTGCCGGAGGTTGCCTCCGGCCCGGCAGCCGCCGGCGAGACCTATCAGCGCTTCCTGACCGATCTGTTCGGGGCCATCGCCTACGGGCAGCTTTCGGCCTTTGAGCGCATGTCCTCCGACGCCCGGTTCTCGCCCACCCTGCATGACAGGGCAACGCTGGGACGCCTGGCCGTCCACGAGTACGCACACTTCGAACTGATCTGCGAGCGGCTGAGCGCCATGGGAGTGGACCCGGAAGCAGCCATGCGGCCTTTCCAGCCCTCCGTGGATGCCTTCCACGACCGGACCAGGCCCGCCGACTGGTACGAGTCGCTGATGAAGTTCTACGTTACCGACGCCATCTCCGACGATTTCTACGCCGCCGTCGCCTCGCGCCTGGACGCCGAGACCAACAGCCTGATCCAAGGCCTGAAGGCCACCGAGCAGCCCGGCGAAATCCTCCTGTCCCGGCTGCGGGAAGCGCTGGCGGATGACCCCCGGCTGGCCTCGAGGCTGGCGTTGTGGGGGCGGCGCCTGGTGGGCGAAGCACTCACCCAGGCACAGCGCGTGGCGATCGAGCGGGCCTTCCTGGCCGGGCTGGTCGACGGCGGGGGACAGGAAGGCCTCGACGCCGAGATCAAGCGCCTTACCGCCCAGCTGACCCGCAACCACTCAAAGCGCATGAGCCTGCTCGGCCTGACCGCCTGA
- a CDS encoding glutamyl-tRNA reductase yields the protein MVLLSLIATHTDVDLETVARLSAGASEVPSSLVDSGTAVTGSVVLATCNRLEVYCEAPSEADVEAARSAVVAEISRQSGMSEDKVSRSFATNTGESVAQHLFAVGAGLDSAVVGEREIAGQVRRALIEAQEKGTVSGGLSRLFQTASRTAKDVGALTALGKRGLSIVSVALGLATDLSEDTDWSRKSVVVFGTGAYAGATMALLKERGCTDISVYSSSNRAESFAASRGGRPLTRKSLPAALAGADVVIGCSGSDSQVSAEDVRKVREAAGKPLIIIDLALTHDFDPEVREIDGVELITLESVRLAAPAEQVESLKQASAIVADAAQNFSKQQLSREMDSAIVALRRHTLDVLDSELEKVRAQHGCTGAAEEVEFAMRRMVKQLLHVPTVRARELAASGQQEDYIRGLEALYGITVGRADAGTGKADPKAAEPEAAGGDDTVEPKSA from the coding sequence GTGGTTCTACTTTCCCTCATTGCTACGCACACCGACGTAGACCTGGAAACTGTCGCCCGCCTTAGCGCCGGCGCATCCGAGGTCCCGTCTTCGCTGGTCGATTCCGGAACCGCCGTTACCGGCTCCGTTGTCCTCGCTACCTGCAACAGGTTGGAGGTGTATTGCGAGGCACCCTCGGAAGCCGACGTTGAAGCAGCCCGCTCCGCCGTCGTTGCGGAAATCAGCCGGCAGTCCGGCATGAGCGAGGACAAGGTGTCCCGCTCCTTCGCCACCAACACCGGCGAATCCGTGGCCCAGCACCTTTTCGCCGTAGGCGCCGGACTGGACTCTGCCGTGGTCGGGGAACGCGAAATCGCCGGACAGGTGCGCCGGGCCCTCATCGAGGCGCAGGAAAAAGGCACCGTTTCCGGCGGCCTGAGCAGGCTGTTCCAGACCGCTTCCCGCACCGCCAAGGACGTTGGCGCACTAACCGCCCTCGGCAAACGGGGGCTTTCCATTGTTTCCGTTGCCCTGGGCCTGGCCACGGACCTCTCCGAGGACACCGACTGGTCACGGAAGTCTGTGGTGGTCTTCGGCACCGGAGCCTACGCCGGAGCCACCATGGCCCTGCTCAAAGAGCGCGGCTGCACCGACATCAGCGTCTACTCCTCCTCCAACCGGGCCGAGTCCTTCGCAGCATCCCGCGGCGGCCGGCCGCTGACCCGCAAGTCGCTGCCCGCAGCGCTGGCGGGCGCCGACGTAGTCATCGGCTGCAGCGGCAGCGACAGCCAGGTCAGCGCCGAGGACGTACGCAAGGTCCGGGAAGCGGCAGGCAAGCCGCTGATCATCATCGACCTGGCCCTCACGCATGACTTCGATCCCGAGGTCCGCGAGATCGACGGCGTCGAACTCATCACCTTGGAGTCCGTCCGCCTGGCTGCTCCCGCGGAGCAGGTCGAGTCCCTCAAGCAGGCCTCCGCCATTGTGGCCGACGCCGCGCAGAACTTCTCCAAGCAGCAGCTCAGCCGTGAAATGGACTCGGCCATTGTGGCCCTGCGCCGGCATACCCTGGACGTACTGGATTCGGAGCTTGAAAAGGTCCGCGCCCAGCACGGCTGCACCGGTGCTGCCGAGGAAGTGGAGTTCGCCATGCGCCGCATGGTCAAGCAGCTGCTCCATGTCCCCACGGTCCGGGCACGGGAGCTGGCTGCCAGCGGCCAGCAGGAGGACTACATCCGGGGCCTCGAAGCCCTGTACGGCATCACTGTGGGCCGCGCCGACGCCGGGACCGGCAAGGCCGACCCCAAGGCTGCAGAGCCTGAGGCCGCCGGCGGCGACGACACCGTGGAGCCCAAGTCCGCCTAG
- the moeB gene encoding molybdopterin-synthase adenylyltransferase MoeB produces MTIASTPHSAGRLPALAAPGGELTREETERYSRHLIIPGFGATAQRRLKNAKVLVVGAGGLGSPVLLYLAAAGVGTLGIVDDDVVDVSNLQRQVIHGVSDVGTPKAESAAAAIAELNPLVRVILHREHLDNSNALDIFAGYDLVVDGTDNFATRYLVNDAAEILGKPYVWGSILRFDGQVSVFWGAHGPTYRDLFPQAPPPGSVPSCAEGGVLGVLCAQIGSVMANEAIKLITGTGRTLLGRVLVFDALDMSWRELKVRRDPAATPVTELGDYQAFCGIAPPEPADPAAEVDVAELHELLAERNAGLRDFELLDVREPGEYEIVRIDGARLAPRASVLAGEIRPEHGRPLYIHCKSGGRSAEVAAYLRSEGYPEVYNVSGGILEWVRRVEPEKPVY; encoded by the coding sequence ATGACCATAGCAAGCACGCCCCACTCCGCGGGCCGGCTGCCGGCCCTGGCGGCGCCGGGCGGGGAACTGACCCGGGAAGAAACCGAACGCTACTCCCGGCACCTGATCATCCCCGGGTTCGGGGCAACCGCGCAGCGGCGGCTGAAGAACGCGAAGGTGCTCGTGGTCGGGGCCGGCGGGCTGGGCTCGCCGGTGCTGCTGTACCTGGCCGCCGCGGGCGTGGGGACCCTGGGCATCGTGGACGACGACGTCGTGGACGTTTCCAATCTGCAGCGCCAGGTGATCCACGGGGTATCCGACGTCGGAACGCCCAAGGCAGAATCCGCCGCGGCAGCCATTGCCGAGCTGAACCCGCTGGTGCGCGTCATCCTGCACCGGGAGCACCTGGATAATTCCAACGCGCTGGACATTTTCGCCGGCTATGACCTGGTGGTGGACGGTACGGACAACTTCGCCACCCGCTACCTGGTCAATGACGCCGCCGAGATCCTGGGCAAGCCCTATGTATGGGGCTCCATCCTGCGCTTCGACGGGCAGGTCAGCGTGTTCTGGGGCGCGCACGGTCCCACCTACCGGGACCTCTTCCCGCAGGCTCCGCCGCCCGGTTCGGTACCCTCCTGCGCGGAAGGGGGAGTGCTGGGAGTGCTCTGCGCGCAGATCGGGTCGGTCATGGCCAACGAGGCCATCAAACTGATCACCGGCACCGGCCGCACCCTGCTGGGCCGGGTCCTGGTTTTCGACGCCCTGGACATGAGCTGGCGGGAGCTGAAGGTGCGCCGGGACCCGGCGGCAACGCCGGTCACTGAGCTGGGCGATTACCAGGCGTTCTGCGGGATCGCGCCGCCGGAGCCGGCGGACCCTGCCGCCGAGGTGGATGTGGCGGAGCTGCATGAGCTGCTGGCGGAGCGGAACGCCGGGCTCCGGGACTTCGAGCTGCTGGACGTGCGCGAACCGGGGGAGTACGAGATTGTACGCATCGACGGCGCCCGGCTGGCGCCGCGGGCCTCGGTGCTGGCGGGGGAGATCCGGCCTGAGCACGGGCGGCCGCTGTACATCCACTGCAAGTCCGGCGGACGGTCCGCGGAGGTGGCCGCCTACCTGCGCAGCGAGGGCTACCCGGAGGTCTACAACGTCAGCGGCGGGATCCTGGAATGGGTGCGCAGGGTGGAGCCGGAAAAACCGGTCTACTGA
- a CDS encoding TetR/AcrR family transcriptional regulator, whose translation MSNQAAGKPVRLPREERRRQLLNAAQEVFVSNGFHGAAMDEIAEAAHVSKPVLYQHFPGKRELYMALLDNHLNTLTEFLDTALKSTTDNKLRVRETMRAYFRFVAQDSQGHRMVFESDLTSDAEVSARIEEFNARFASSIAGVIAEDTKLSQVEATLLGRALAGMAQVSARYWLETDGDLDIDAASELVYRLAWRGISRFPKEI comes from the coding sequence GTGAGTAACCAAGCAGCCGGCAAACCGGTCCGACTCCCCAGGGAGGAACGCCGCCGGCAGCTGCTGAACGCAGCCCAGGAGGTGTTCGTCAGCAACGGCTTCCATGGTGCCGCCATGGACGAGATCGCCGAAGCGGCGCATGTGAGCAAACCCGTGCTGTACCAGCACTTTCCCGGCAAGCGCGAGCTGTACATGGCTCTGCTGGACAACCATTTGAACACCCTGACCGAGTTCCTGGACACCGCCTTGAAATCCACGACGGACAACAAGCTGCGCGTCCGGGAAACCATGCGTGCCTATTTCCGCTTCGTGGCCCAGGACAGCCAGGGGCACCGGATGGTTTTCGAGTCCGACCTGACCTCGGACGCAGAGGTCAGCGCCCGGATCGAGGAATTCAATGCGCGCTTCGCCAGCAGCATTGCCGGGGTGATTGCCGAAGACACCAAGCTTTCGCAGGTGGAGGCCACCTTGCTCGGGCGTGCCCTGGCCGGCATGGCGCAGGTGAGCGCCAGGTACTGGCTGGAAACCGACGGCGACTTGGACATCGATGCCGCGTCCGAGCTGGTTTACCGTTTAGCTTGGCGCGGAATCAGCCGGTTCCCCAAAGAGATCTAG